A region of Anolis sagrei isolate rAnoSag1 chromosome 2, rAnoSag1.mat, whole genome shotgun sequence DNA encodes the following proteins:
- the LOC137096279 gene encoding zinc finger protein 160-like: protein MIPIKFCLLNICSHCLCCQATHAEGEPSQYRVCGENWELCVSRQQAMSTKTKAFMCLECGKCFRHKQSIAYHQATHTRKKEFKCLECGKSFIRKRHLTSHQKIHLGEKPFKCLECGKTFKHKKSLAYHQPIHSGEKPFKCLECGKSFTHKNRLTYHQATHSGEKPFKCLECGKGFIQKTKLTSHQTIHSGEKPFKCLECGKSFTDKRGLTYHQATHSGEKPFKCLECGKGFIQKTKLISHQTIHSGEKPFKCLECGKSFTRKLSLTYHQATHSGEKPFKCLECGRGFIQKISLTNHQATHTGEKPFKCRECGKGFCQKSHLTYHQVIHTSGNRFKCLECGKGFAHKISLTNHQTTHTGEKPFKCLECGKGFFQKLKLTYHHATHTGEKPFTCLECGKSFTQKVHLISHQTVHLKEKPFKCLECGKGFIQKKQLAYHQAIHTGEKSFKCLECGKSFTRKIHLTNHQAIHTGEKPFKCLECGKGFAQKATFTEHQRIHTGEKPFKCLECESSFTRKRGLIAHQATHSGEKPFKCLDCGKGFVRKADLTQHQGAHIEGKPFQCLECGRSFKQKSSLRCHQVKHIGERTL from the coding sequence ATGATACCTATTAAGTTTTGTTTGTTAAATATCTGTTCTCATTGTCTTTGTTGTCAAGCAACTCACGCAGAAGGAGAACCATCTCAATACCGGGTCTGTGGAGAGAATTGGGAGCTGTGTGTCTCTCGTCAGCAAGCAATGTCCACTAAGACGAAGGCCTTCATGTGCTTGGAGTGCGGAAAATGTTTCCGTCACAAGCAAAGCATTGCTTATCATCAAGCAACGCACACCAGAAAGAAAGAGttcaaatgcttggagtgtggaaagtctTTTATTCGGAAACGACATCTCACTTCTCATCAAAAAATTCACTtgggggagaaaccctttaaatgcttggagtgtggaaagacttTCAAACATAAGAAAAGCCTCGCCTATCATCAACCAATCCATTCTGgggaaaagccatttaaatgcttggagtgtggaaagagtttcactcataAGAATCGCCTCACCTATCATCAAGCAACCCATTCTGGAGAGAAGCCAttcaaatgcttggagtgtgggaaaggcTTCATTCAGAAGACAAAACTCACTTCTCATCAAACAATTCACtcgggggagaaaccctttaaatgcttggagtgtggaaagagtttcactgatAAGAGAGGCCTCACCTATCATCAAGCAACCCATTCTGGAGAGAAGCCAttcaaatgcttggagtgtgggaaaggcTTCATTCAGAAGACAAAACTCATTTCTCATCAAACAATTCACtcgggggagaaaccctttaaatgcttggagtgtggaaagagtttcactcgtAAGTTAAGCCTCACCTATCATCAAGCAACCCATTCTGGGGAGAAGCCAttcaaatgcttggagtgtgggagaGGCTTCATTCAGAAGATAAGCCTCACCAATCATCAAgctactcatactggggagaagccatttaaatgcagggagtgtggaaagggcttctGTCAGAAGAGTCACCTGACTTATCATCAAGTAATCCATACTTCCGGGAATcgttttaaatgcttggagtgtgggaagggctTTGCTCACAAGATAAGCCTCACCAATCATCAAActactcatactggggagaagccatttaaatgcttggagtgtgggaagggctTCTTTCAGAAGTTAAAGCTCACCTATCATCATgctactcatactggggagaagccatttacatgcttggagtgtgggaaatctTTTACTCAGAAGGTACATCTCATTTCTCATCAAACAGTTCACTTGaaggagaagccatttaaatgcttggagtgtggaaagggctttATTCAGAAGAAACAACTAGCTTATCATCAAGCAATTCATACTGGCGAGAAAtcttttaaatgcttggagtgtgggaagagtttcACTCGGAAGATACACCTGACTAATCATCAAGCtattcatactggggagaagccatttaaatgcttggagtgtgggaagggctTCGCACAAAAGGCAACGTTCACAGAACACCAAAGaatccacactggggaaaaaccctttaaatgcttggagtgtgaaaGCTCCTTTACAAGAAAAAGAGGTCTAATTGCTCATCAAGCAACACACTCTGGGGAGAAGCCATTCAAATGCTTGGATTGCGGGAAGGGCTTCGTACGGAAGGCAGATCTCACACAACATCAAGGAGCCCACATTGAGGggaaaccctttcagtgcttggagtgtggaagaaGTTTCAAACAGAAGAGTAGCCTACGGTGTCATCAAGTGAAACACATAGGGGAGAGAACCCTTTAA